One window of the Xiphias gladius isolate SHS-SW01 ecotype Sanya breed wild chromosome 11, ASM1685928v1, whole genome shotgun sequence genome contains the following:
- the gpr137ba gene encoding G protein-coupled receptor 137Ba: MEALAEEKEPSPMGESLPLPTLSPAVPPYVTLGLTVVYTAFYSLLFIFVYVQLWLVLRYRHKRFSYQTVFLFLCLLWSALRTVLFSFYFKNFVTANTLGPFSFWLLYCFPVCLQFFTLSLMNLYFAQVVFKAKSKYAPELLRYRLPLYLLFLFISLVFLLVNLVCALLVRTSSTEARTIVLVRVAINDTLFVLCAVSLSLCLYKIAKMSLANIYLESKGTSVCQVTVIGAIVILLYSSRACYNLVVLGLSNKSINSFDYDWYNVSDQADLQSTLGDAGYIVFGVILFVWELLPTSLVVFFFRVQQPNLDRSGSGLPGHVFSSRAYFFDNPRRYDSDDDLAWSVMPQNIQASLAADSYEWGSQSSSISAYIGGDDSYHLPPPPEELSHY; the protein is encoded by the exons ATGGAGGCCCTGGCGGAGGAGAAGGAGCCGTCGCCGATGGGCGAGTCTCTGCCTCTGCCCACCCTGAGCCCGGCCGTGCCTCCCTACGTCACCCTGGGCCTGACGGTGGTCTACACCGCCTTCTactccctcctcttcatcttcgtCTACGTCCAGCTCTGGCTGGTCCTGCGGTACCGACACAAGCGCTTCAGCTACCAGACCGtgttcctgttcctgtgccTGCTGTGGTCGGCCCTGCGCACCGTGCTCTTCTCCTTCTACTTCAAGAACTTTGTCACAGCCAACACGCTGGGGCCCTTCTCCTTCTGGCTGCTCTACTGCTTCCCCGTCTGCCTCCAGTTCTTCACACTCAGTCTCATGAACCTTTACTTTGCGCAG gtTGTTTTCAAGGCAAAGTCGAAATATGCACCAGAGCTTCTAAGATACAG GCTGCCGCTGTACCTGCTCTTCCTGTTCATCAGCCTGGTGTTTTTACTGGTGAATTTGGTGTGCGCCCTGCTGGTGAGGACGTCCTCCACAGAGGCCCGCACCATCGTGCTCGTGAGGGTCGCGATCAACGACACACTCTTTGTCCTGTGTGCCGTCTCGCTCTCCCTGTGTCTTTACAAGATCGCTAAGATGTCCCTGGCCAACATTTACCTGGAATCCAAG GGGACGTCAGTGTGCCAGGTGACAGTTATCGGAGCCATCGTCATCCTCCTGTACTCATCCAGGGCCTGCTACAACCTGGTCGTCCTGGGACTCTCTAACAAGAGCATTAACTCCTTTGACTATGACTGGTACAACGTTTCAGACCAG GCAGATTTACAGTCGACTCTGGGCGACGCTGGCTACATCGTCTTTGGAGTGATCCTGTTTGTATGGGAGCTGCTCCCCACTTCTCTCGTAGTTTTCTTCTTCCGAGTTCAGCAGCCTAACCTAGACAGG AGTGGCTCCGGGCTCCCTGGTCATGTCTTCTCCTCCAGGGCTTACTTTTTCGATAACCCACGGCGTTACGACAGCGATGACGACCTAGCGTGGAGCGTCATGCCTCAGAACATCCAAGCCAG TCTGGCAGCGGACAGTTACGAGTGGGGGAGCCaaagcagcagcatcagtgCTTACATCGGAGGGGACGACAGTtaccacctccctcctcctccagaggaGCTCAGCCATTACTGA
- the egln1a gene encoding egl nine homolog 1, with product MEKQQSDLDRDRQYCELCGKMENLLKCGRCRSSFYCSKEHQKQHWKKHKLICKEADKAQLAKQKPEQAPPSGDDKAPEKYREKKSPEPADSSSLPQTTNTEAPGVGDRPGEDGSNNTATPNGQTSSSPQKLAMEYIVPCMNKHGICVVDNFLGAETGLGILDNVKALHKTGRFTDGQLVSQKSDSTKDIRGDKITWIEGREVGCEKIRFLMSRMDDLIRHCNGKLGNYTINGRTKAMVACYPGNGTGYVRHVDNPNGDGRCVTCIYYLNKDWNAKEHGGLLRIFPEGKAQFADIEPKFDRLLLFWSDRRNPHEVQPAFATRYAITVWYFDADERARAKEKYLTGAGEKGVKVELDKPSDPS from the exons ATGGAGAAGCAGCAGAGCGACTTGGACCGAGACCGACAGTACTGTGAACTTTGTGGGAAAATGGAGAACCTCCTCAAGTGTGGTAGGTGCCGGAGCTCCTTCTATTGCAGCAAGGAGCACCAGAAACAGCACTGGAAGAAACACAAGCTCATTTGTAAGGAGGCGGACAAGGCGCAGCTTGCCAAACAGAAGCCCGAGCAGGCGCCGCCGTCGGGGGACGACAAGGCACCGGAGAAATACCGAGAAAAGAAAAGCCCCGAGCCGGCGGACAGTTCATCTTTGCCACAAACCACGAACACAGAAGCCCCCGGGGTCGGCGACAGACCGGGAGAGGACGGTTCAAACAACACCGCCACTCCTAACGGACAAACCAGCTCATCCCCTCAGAAACTTGCCATGGAGTACATAGTCCCGTGTATGAACAAGCACGGCATCTGTGTGGTGGACAACTTTTTAGGAGCAGAGACCGGGCTAGGCATTTTGGACAATGTCAAGGCCCTGCACAAAACAGGCAGGTTCACAGACGGACAGTTGGTCAGTCAAAAAAGCGACTCCACTAAAGACATCAGAGGGGACAAAATCACGTGGATAGAGGGGAGGGAAGTCGGCTGTGAGAAGATCCGCTTTCTAATGAGTCGCATGGACGACCTGATCAGACATTGTAACGGCAAACTGGGGAACTACACAATAAATGGAAGGACAAAA GCAATGGTGGCGTGTTACCCTGGAAACGGGACAGGATACGTGCGCCATGTGGATAACCCCAACGGCGATGGACGGTGTGTCACATGCATATATTACCTTAATAAAGATTGGAATGCCAAG GAACACGGTGGCCTTCTTCGAATCTTCCCAGAAGGAAAGGCCCAGTTTGCTGACATAGAGCCCAAATTTGACCGTCTGCTGCTGTTCTGGTCAGACAGACGGAACCCTCACGAGGTTCAGCCCGCCTTCGCCACCAG GTATGCCATCACAGTGTGGTATTTCGATGCGGACGAGCGAGCCAGGGCTAAAGAAAAGTACTTAACAG GTGCAGGAGAAAAAGGAGTGAAGGTTGAACTCGACAAACCATCAGATCCCAGCTAG